Proteins encoded by one window of Scatophagus argus isolate fScaArg1 chromosome 8, fScaArg1.pri, whole genome shotgun sequence:
- the LOC124063409 gene encoding rhodopsin produces the protein MNGTEGPFFYVPMVNTSGIVRSPYEYPQYYLVSPAAYAALGAYMFLLILLGFPINFLTLYVTLEHKKLRTPLNYILLNLAVANLFMVFGGFTTTMYTSMHGYFVLGRLGCNLEGFFATLGGEMSLWSLVVLAIERWVVVCKPISNFRFGENHAIMGLGFTWTMASACAVPPLVGWSRYIPEGMQCSCGVDYYTRAEGFNNESFVIYMFICHFIIPLAVVFFCYGRLLCAVKEAAAAQQESETTQRAEREVTRMVVIMVIAFLICWCPYAGVAWWIFTHQGSDFGPVFMTIPAFFAKSSSIYNPMIYICMNKQFRHCMITTLCCGKNPFEEEEGASTASKTEASSVSSSSVSPA, from the coding sequence ATGAACGGCACAGAGGGACCGTTTTTCTATGTCCCTATGGTAAACACCAGCGGCATTGTCCGGAGTCCTTATGAATACCCTCAGTACTATCTTGTCAGCCCAGCAGCTTATGCTGCGCTGGGTGCTTACATGTTCCTGCTCATCCTTCTTGGCTTCCCCATCAACTTCCTCACTCTGTATGTCACCCTCGAACACAAGAAGCTGCGGACCCCTCTAAACTACATCCTGCTGAACCTTGCGGTGGCTAACCTCTTCATGGTGTTTGGAGGATTCACCACAACGATGTACACCTCTATGCATGGCTACTTCGTCCTAGGACGCCTTGGCTGCAACCTGGAAGGATTCTTTGCTACCCTCGGCGGTGAAATGTCCCTCTGGTCGCTGGTTGTTCTAGCTATTGAAAGATGGGTGGTTGTCTGCAAGCCCATCTCAAACTTCCGCTTCGGGGAGAATCATGCTATCATGGGTTTGGGCTTCACCTGGACAATGGCCTCTGCTTGCGCCGTGCCCCCTCTTGTTGGCTGGTCCCGTTACATCCCTGAAGGCATGCAGTGCTCATGCGGAGTCGACTACTACACACGTGCAGAGGGCTTCAATAATGAGTCCTTTGTCATCTACATGTTCATCTGCCACTTCATTATTCCACTGGCTGTCGTGTTCTTCTGCTACGGCCgtctgctctgtgctgtcaaggaggctgctgctgcccagCAGGAGTCTGAAACCACCCAGAGGGCTGAGAGGGAAGTCACCCGCATGGTCGTAATCATGGTCATTGCCTTCCTGATATGTTGGTGTCCCTATGCTGGTGTGGCCTGGTGGATCTTCACACATCAGGGCTCTGATTTTGGACCAGTCTTCATGACCATCCCGGCCTTCTTTGCCAAGAGTTCATCTATCTACAACCCCATGATCTACATCTGCATGAACAAGCAGTTCCGCCACTGCATGATCACCACCTTGTGCTGCGGGAAGAACCcctttgaggaggaggagggcgcATCTACTGCTTCCAAGACCGAGGCCTCATCtgtctcctccagctctgtATCTCCTGCATAA